Proteins from one Rosa chinensis cultivar Old Blush chromosome 7, RchiOBHm-V2, whole genome shotgun sequence genomic window:
- the LOC112176558 gene encoding uncharacterized protein LOC112176558 isoform X2 — protein sequence MDFLFKGMNGEASGCPFDENDIQRCPFLRNLNKRTCFSFTSVNIPIPVHGASGPIFEDGPNFDIAFKLFHGKDGVVPLSDRSSDNDILEVKPELQFNPLAAKAATISLSTFGPGGPFSFGSFSDKGKKQSANSSSKKEPPSQKGKSSKHEAVGNDWLKTGNCPIAKSYRAVSSVLPLVATALQPPAGMKLKCPPAVVAARAALARTTFVKNLRPQPLPAKMLVIAALGMAVNIPLGMWKEHTTKFSLSWFAAVHAAVPFIAMLRKSVLIPKTAMALTIAASILGQVIGSRAERIRMKAVTERFREQAQTTVESAGFSSSQVDGITGGHCGAEGMVFNSQGVTGARPTSTNVCF from the exons atggattttctgtttaaaGGAATGAATGGAGAGGCTTCTGGTTGCCCCTTTGATGAGAATGACATTCAGAGATGTCCATTCTTGAGGAACCTAAACAAACGCACATGCTTTTCCTTCACTTCCGTAAATATCCCCATTCCT GTCCATGGAGCCAGCGGTCCAATATTTGAAGATGGTCCTAATTTTGATATCGCCTTTAAGCTCTTTCATGGGAAGGATGGTGTTGTCCCACTGTCAGACAGATCTTCTGATAATGACATTCTGGAAGTGAAGCCTGAACTCCAGTTCAATCCTTTAGCTGCCAAAGCTGCCACTATAAGTCTGTCAACATTTGGACCTGGAGGGCCTTTTAGTTTTGGTTCCTTCTCTGACAAAGGGAAAAAGCAGAGCGCCAACTCATCCAGTAAGAAGGAACCCCCTTCGCAG AAAGGAAAATCGTCAAAACATGAGGCAGTGGGAAATGATTGGTTAAAAACAGGTAACTGCCCAATTGCCAAGTCATATAGAGCTGTGAGCTCTGTTTTACCACTTGTTGCGACAGCACTTCAGCCACCCGCTGGCATGAAGCTCAAATGTCCGCCTGCAGTAGTTGCTGCAAGGGCAGCCCTTGCTCGCACCACCTTTGTTAAAAACCTACGGCCTCAGCCCCTACCTGCAAAAATGCTTGTCATTGCAGCCTTAGGTATGGCAGTCAACATTCCATTAGGCATGTGGAAGGAGCACACTACAAAATTTTCCCTCTCATGGTTTGCAGCAGTGCATGCTGCTGTGCCCTTCATAGCCATGCTTAGGAAATCAGTTCTGATCCCCAAAACAGCCATGGCATTGACAATCGCGGCATCTATCTTAGGACAGGTTATTGGTTCAAGAGCTGAGAGGATCCGGATGAAAGCAGTGACTGAGAGATTCAGGGAGCAAGCACAGACAACAGTTGAAAGTGCTGGCTTTAGCTCAAGCCAGGTTGATGGCATAACAGGCGGTCATTGTGGTGCCGAAGGAATGGTGTTCAATTCTCAAGGTGTGACGGGTGCCAGACCAACTTCAACTAATGTAtgcttttaa
- the LOC112176558 gene encoding uncharacterized protein LOC112176558 isoform X1 — translation MDFLFKGMNGEASGCPFDENDIQRCPFLRNLNKRTCFSFTSVNIPIPLILSSQVHGASGPIFEDGPNFDIAFKLFHGKDGVVPLSDRSSDNDILEVKPELQFNPLAAKAATISLSTFGPGGPFSFGSFSDKGKKQSANSSSKKEPPSQKGKSSKHEAVGNDWLKTGNCPIAKSYRAVSSVLPLVATALQPPAGMKLKCPPAVVAARAALARTTFVKNLRPQPLPAKMLVIAALGMAVNIPLGMWKEHTTKFSLSWFAAVHAAVPFIAMLRKSVLIPKTAMALTIAASILGQVIGSRAERIRMKAVTERFREQAQTTVESAGFSSSQVDGITGGHCGAEGMVFNSQGVTGARPTSTNVCF, via the exons atggattttctgtttaaaGGAATGAATGGAGAGGCTTCTGGTTGCCCCTTTGATGAGAATGACATTCAGAGATGTCCATTCTTGAGGAACCTAAACAAACGCACATGCTTTTCCTTCACTTCCGTAAATATCCCCATTCCT TTGATTTTATCTTCCCAGGTCCATGGAGCCAGCGGTCCAATATTTGAAGATGGTCCTAATTTTGATATCGCCTTTAAGCTCTTTCATGGGAAGGATGGTGTTGTCCCACTGTCAGACAGATCTTCTGATAATGACATTCTGGAAGTGAAGCCTGAACTCCAGTTCAATCCTTTAGCTGCCAAAGCTGCCACTATAAGTCTGTCAACATTTGGACCTGGAGGGCCTTTTAGTTTTGGTTCCTTCTCTGACAAAGGGAAAAAGCAGAGCGCCAACTCATCCAGTAAGAAGGAACCCCCTTCGCAG AAAGGAAAATCGTCAAAACATGAGGCAGTGGGAAATGATTGGTTAAAAACAGGTAACTGCCCAATTGCCAAGTCATATAGAGCTGTGAGCTCTGTTTTACCACTTGTTGCGACAGCACTTCAGCCACCCGCTGGCATGAAGCTCAAATGTCCGCCTGCAGTAGTTGCTGCAAGGGCAGCCCTTGCTCGCACCACCTTTGTTAAAAACCTACGGCCTCAGCCCCTACCTGCAAAAATGCTTGTCATTGCAGCCTTAGGTATGGCAGTCAACATTCCATTAGGCATGTGGAAGGAGCACACTACAAAATTTTCCCTCTCATGGTTTGCAGCAGTGCATGCTGCTGTGCCCTTCATAGCCATGCTTAGGAAATCAGTTCTGATCCCCAAAACAGCCATGGCATTGACAATCGCGGCATCTATCTTAGGACAGGTTATTGGTTCAAGAGCTGAGAGGATCCGGATGAAAGCAGTGACTGAGAGATTCAGGGAGCAAGCACAGACAACAGTTGAAAGTGCTGGCTTTAGCTCAAGCCAGGTTGATGGCATAACAGGCGGTCATTGTGGTGCCGAAGGAATGGTGTTCAATTCTCAAGGTGTGACGGGTGCCAGACCAACTTCAACTAATGTAtgcttttaa
- the LOC112176557 gene encoding replication protein A 70 kDa DNA-binding subunit E — MDVRLTEGAILKITTEDHDNQYRPILQVHDMKQIQAQGGAGADKERYRLALSDGSHTQQGMLATQQNFLIRQGHLQKGSVVCLNQFTCTTVQGRQIIIIISLDVLVDTCEIIGEPARISNAQSPGTIPANAQSLNSSARVAGHETMTEATPQQPRLNQSYGGSYSGSADPGRYATMSTVPNHPRPETGSGFAGLAPVSGLYAGQNTGLRSPISQVPPPLQNSYAQPTYQQSHSNSYARPPQATYQQPPPSSYARPPQPTHQQPPPLYSNRGPVAKNEAPGRIVQICALNRYLNKWTIKARVTAKSELRSYTNARGEGKVFNFDLIDCGGEIRVTCFNSIAEEFYNLIEVGKVYLISKGTVKAAVKKFNHLSNEFEIQLDTTSTIQLCFEDDGSIPQQRFNFRPISDVEGLENNTIVDIIGVVTFISPAASISTKNGETQKRTLQLKDMSCRSVEVTLWGNLCNAEGQKLQSMCDSGLFPVLAVKAVRVNDFNGKGVGTMATSQLFIEPNNSQADEVREWFDREGRNSPCVSISRGTASVGRNDIRKTISQIKDEKLGTSEKPDWITISATVIFVKSDSYFYAACPLKIGERQCNKKVINDGDGTWRCERCEQSVEQCDYRYILNLQIQDHTGIAWVTAFQEAGEEIMGITAKDFHNLKYEMQDEDKVAEIVRRVLFTEFVFKLKIKEETFSDEQRVKSTIVKADKVSFSSKSRFHLDLMDRLKNGETAIPCAGMNNTEVGSSAIRQHTPAVNASYGTNAVNAGREFGAPANQVHVGSQYISPRVPSTGSAGLYPTCNICGGTSHNSLNCPNVMNGPGQSSGGGYTNSRPVASNSGECYKCHQPGHRAKDCPSSNHIPAYGRSGAQPGRYGVSNQRVSY, encoded by the exons ATGGACGTGAGGCTAACGGAGGGGGCGATACTGAAGATCACGACGGAAGACCATGACAACCAGTATAGGCCCATCCTGCAAGTGCACGACATGAAGCAGATCCAAGCACAGGGCGGCGCCGGCGCGGACAAAGAGCGCTACAGGCTGGCCTTGTCCGATGGGTCCCACACCCAGCAGGGGATGCTTGCCACTCAGCAGAACTTCCTGATTCGGCAGGGCCACCTCCAGAAGGGCTCCGTCGTCTGCCTCAATCAATTCACCTGCACCACCGTCCAAGGCCGCCA GATCATCATTATAATCTCATTGGATGTGCTAGTTGATACATGTGAAATCATTGGAGAGCCTGCCAGAATTTCGAATGCCCAGTCCCCAGGGACAATACCTGCAAATGCTCAATCTCTTAACAGCAGTGCTCGTGTGGCGGGTCATGAAACTATGACTGAGGCGACTCCCCAACAACCTAGATTGAATCAATCGTATGGTGGTTCTTATTCTGGTAGTGCTGACCCAGGAAGATATGCTACAATGAGTACAGTTCCCAATCACCCTAGACCAGAGACTGGTTCTGGTTTTGCTGGGTTAGCACCAGTAAGCGGGTTATATGCTGGTCAGAACACAGGTTTACGCAGCCCCATATCCCAGGTTCCACCTCCACTTCAAAATTCTTATGCTCAGCCTACTTATCAACAGTCACACTCAAATTCTTATGCCCGCCCGCCTCAGGCAACATATCAACAGCCACCTCCAAGTTCTTATGCACGCCCACCTCAGCCAACTCATCAACAGCCACCTCCATTATATAGTAACAGAGGACCAGTTGCCAAAAATGAAGCTCCTGGTAGAATAGTACAAATTTGTGCCCTGAATCGGTACCTAAATAAGTGGACAATTAAGGCTAGAGTGACGGCTAAATCAGAACTCAGGTCCTACACCAATGCACGTGGTGAGGGGAAAGTATTTAATTTTGATCTCATTGATTGTGGTGGGGAAATTCGTGTGACCTGCTTTAATTCAATAGCTGAAGAATTCTACAATTTGATTGAAGTTGGTAAGGTGTACTTGATTTCTAAGGGTACAGTAAAGGCAGCTGTAAAGAAATTCAACCACCTTAGTAACGAGTTTGAAATTCAATTGGACACCACTTCGACAATACAGTTATGTTTTGAGGATGATGGCTCGATTCCACAGCAGCGGTTCAATTTTCGGCCAATAAGTGATGTTGAAGGTTTGGAGAACAACACTATTGTGGATATAATAGGTGTGGTAACATTCATCAGTCCTGCTGCTTCAATAAGCACGAAAAACGGTGAGACACAAAAGAGAACTCTCCAGTTGAAGGATATGTCTTGTCGTAGCGTTGAAGTAACTCTGTGGGGCAATTTGTGCAATGCAGAAGGGCAAAAACTTCAAAGTATGTGCGATTCTGGGTTATTTCCAGTGCTAGCTGTTAAAGCTGTTAGAGTCAATGACTTCAATGGCAAGGGGGTGGGGACCATGGCTACTAGTCAACTCTTTATAGAGCCCAATAACTCTCAAGCTGATGAGGTGAGGGAATGGTTTGACAGGGAAGGAAGGAATTCCCCATGTGTCTCTATCTCCAGGGGGACAGCAAGTGTGGGGAGAAATGATATCCGAAAGACTATATCCCAGATTAAAGATGAGAAGCTAGGGACTTCTGAGAAGCCAGATTGGATCACAATCAGTGCTACTGTCATATTTGTAAAGAGTGATAGCTACTTCTATGCAGCATGCCCACTCAAGATAGGGGAGCGGCAATGCAACAAAAAGGTTATAAATGATGGAGACGGGACATGGCGGTGTGAAAGATGTGAGCAGTCCGTAGAACAGTGTGACTACAGATATATACTCAACTTACAGATACAAGACCATACTGGCATAGCATGGGTAACTGCATTTCAGGAGGCTGGTGAAGAAATAATGGGTATAACTGCAAAAGATTTTCATAATTTGAAATATGAAATGCAGGATGAAGATAAAGTTGCAGAAATCGTTCGAAGGGTCTTGTTTACTGAAtttgttttcaagttgaaaataaAGGAGGAGACTTTTAGTGATGAGCAGCGTGTGAAATCAACAATTGTCAAAGCAGATAAAGTTAGTTTCTCTTCAAAATCTAGATTTCATTTAGATCTGATGGATAGACTTAAAAATGGGGAAACTGCAATACCTTGTGCCGGGATGAACAATACTGAAGTCGGGAGTTCTGCAATTAGACAACATACACCAGCTGTGAATGCTAGTTACGGTACCAATGCTGTCAATGCTGGTAGAGAGTTTGGAGCACCAGCAAATCAAGTACATGTTGGAAGCCAGTATATTAGTCCTAGGGTTCCTTCAACTGGCTCTGCTGGTTTGTATCCTACCTGTAACATCTGTGGAGGTACAAGCCATAATTCTTTGAACTGCCCAAATGTTATGAATGGCCCAGGACAGTCATCAGGAGGGGGTTACACCAATAGTAGGCCAGTTGCCAGTAATTCTGGTGAATGCTATAAATGTCACCAACCTGGGCACCGGGCGAAAGACTGTCCTAGCTCGAACCATATTCCAGCTTATGGAAGGAGTGGAGCCCAGCCGGGCAGATATGGAGTTTCAAATCAAAGGGTCAGCTATTGA
- the LOC112179452 gene encoding uncharacterized protein LOC112179452 produces the protein MDSQDVSQKKGYLILRWSLAVLFPIVAFCSLSLFLVLVTVFVSNSSVSGPISVSSQCRIVSSSVDLKSAKVCELGLFNYKAKHVFYPLEGRRFRCRHDYYWASVFKVEYQDQSSGQTRVALAEAPSEALPLNCRPNFGAAWLTKDKFKVNKTYDCWYTYGVSQVSLYDDGFFSCQAKDPSTFEMIRRYFILSTKILRSWFLSQEPALYWRWETIIGLVTGFSTALISISFFKLMQLLKSQLPQISARRMLTQSISAVLFRRTCFLVAYISFMGWLAIEYGKRLGLPEILTLLKE, from the exons ATGGATTCCCAGGACGTGTCTCAGAAGAAGGGCTATCTGATTCTGCGCTGGTCTCTCGCTGTCCTTTTCCCTATCGTCGCTTTCTGTTCTCTCTCACTTTTCCTCGTCTTAGTCACAGTTTTCGTCTCCAATTCTTCGGTTTCCGGCCCCATTTCGGTTTCGTCTCAGTGCAGGATCGTCTCCAGCA GTGTTGATCTTAAGTCAGCCAAGGTTTGTGAGCTCGGATTGTTTAATTACAAAGCCAAGCATGTGTTTTATCCCTTAGAAGGAAGAAGGTTTCGATGTCGTCATGATTACTATTGGGCTTCTGTTTTTAAG GTGGAGTACCAAGATCAGTCTTCTGGTCAAACTCGGGTTGCACTAGCTGAGGCTCCAAGTGAGGCTCTTCCTCTTAATTGCAGACCTAATTTTGGTGCTGCATGGTTGACCAAAGACAAATTCAAG GTCAATAAGACTTATGACTGCTGGTACACATATGGTGTTTCTCAAGTAAGCTTATATGATGATGGTTTCTTCAGTTGCCAAGCTAAAGATCCGTCTACATTTGAAATGATAAGAAGATATTTCATCCT GTCAACAAAGATCTTACGCTCCTGGTTTCTAAGCCAGGAACCAGCCCTGTATTGGAGGTGGGAAACCATAATTGGACTTGTTACTGGTTTTTCAACCGCATTGATCTCAATAAGCTTCTTTAAACTCATGCAACTCTTGAAATCTCAATTGCCTCAAATCTCTGCTAGAAGAATGCTTACACAGTCAATCTCTGCGGTCCTCTTCAGGCGCACTTGTTTTCTCGTGGCATACATCTCTTTTATGGGTTGGTTGGCCATCGAGTATGGGAAAAGGCTTGGCCTGCCAGAGATTCTCACTCTTCTGAAGGAGTAA
- the LOC112179755 gene encoding ankyrin repeat-containing protein At5g02620 gives MNPSDSAETESSPTSAYHAIILEETNAMFCSEWNQPKSIPVKKSLSGMDTKVFKEAREGNIDALREHSDYLHQILTPTKKTVLHVYIACVGSARLTESKELLKSAEAVREMLKMCQRLLLQPNESGDTVLHLAARHGRADIVGVLIQAAKDWHGDLEEGITSKEVCYQFLIRRRNEEKNTALHEAVRFNHLDVVKILTGEDPEFLYSANDAGETPVYMAAERGYRRLVFEILDTCTSSSYQGPDGLTALHVAAAYGYDQITRRLLEKEMTLATAADGEGYTPLHIAACSGHVSIVKQILECDKSTAYIGDIIYKLTPVHCAAYAGHVDVLKLLIFYCPDSFELVATEGLNALHFAIIGNQYKVEEFVRKDPWLSSVLLNSKNYVGNTPLHQIATSEKYEGLKFISDSRVDKMAFNTKNKNALDIILKSMDSQWKRNLYQGLEKSGARVGQRKSRDKDGGTKDHVSKGDEESKHKEIKESHLVVSTLIATVTFAAGITVPGGYQSEKGPDQGLAVLSRYGPFEAFVITNTLAMILSSCAVMIRFFLSLKGYHGPSSLSVPISCTFSALIAMVAAFLTGVYAVLGGRSSLGLAITVCVLGSVFFPVLGFVSISPAFNTFRKLAFHLAIRIVEWLGLEYYFF, from the exons atgaatccCTCTGATTCAGCTGAGACGGAGAGTAGTCCAACATCGGCCTATCATGCCATTATACTGGAGGAGACCAACGCAATGTTCTGTTCTGAATGGAACCAGCCAAAATCTATACCAGTCAAGAAAAGCTTAAGCGGCATGGATACTAAGGTGTTCAAGGAGGCACGAGAGGGCAATATTGATGCCCTTAGAGAACATAGTGATTATCTTCACCAGATATTGACTCCAACCAAAAAAACAGTCCTCCATGTCTATATAGCTTGCGTAGGCAGTGCAAGGTTGACAGAGTCTAAAGAATTGCTGAAGTCAGCCGAGGCTGTAAGGGAGATGCTTAAAATGTGCCAGCGGCTACTATTGCAGCCAAACGAGAGCGGTGATACTGTCTTACACTTAGCGGCAAGACACGGACGTGCTGACATAGTTGGAGTTCTTATTCAGGCTGCAAAAGACTGGCATGGTGACCTCGAGGAAGGTATCACATCAAAAGAAGTATGCTACCAGTTTCTCATAAGAAGACGTAACGAGGAGAAAAACACAGCCTTGCACGAGGCAGTGCGGTTTAATCATCTAGATGTGGTAAAGATATTGACTGGGGAAGACCCTGAGTTTTTGTACTCTGCTAATGATGCTGGCGAAACTCCAGTATACATGGCTGCCGAAAGAGGATATCGCAGATTGGTTTTTGAAATCCTTGACACCTGCACAAGCTCATCCTACCAAGGACCCGATGGTTTAACAGCTCTACACGTTGCAGCTGCATACGGTTATGATC AAATAACGAGAAGACTACTAGAGAAGGAAATGACGCTAGCGACAGCAGCAGACGGAGAAGGATATACTCCACTTCATATAGCTGCATGTAGTGGTCACGTTtcaattgtgaaacaaatactTGAATGTGACAAGTCCACTGCCTACATTGGCGACATTATTTACAAGTTGACACCCGTTCACTGTGCAGCCTATGCAGGGCATGTAGATGTACTGAAACTGCTTATTTTCTACTGCCCTGACAGTTTCGAATTGGTAGCCACTGAAGGTCTCAATGCCCTACATTTTGCAATTATTGGTAATCAATATAAAGTAGAAGAGTTTGTTCGAAAAGATCCATGGCTTAGTAGCGTCCTTTTAAATAGCAAAAATTATGTCGGGAACACACCTCTCCATCAAATTGCTACTTCTGAAAAATACGAAGGCTTGAAATTTATCAGTGATTCGAGAGTTGATAAGATGGCATTCAACACAAAAAATAAGAACGCGCTAGACATCATTCTAAAGAGCATGGATTCTCAGTGGAAG AGAAATCTCTATCAAGGTTTGGAAAAGTCTGGTGCAAGAGTAGGTCAACGAAAGTCAAGAGACAAAGATGGTGGCACGAAAGACCATGTAAGTAAAGGTGACGAAGAGTCAAAACACAAGGAAATAAAAGAATCTCATTTGGTCGTGTCTACACTCATAGCAACTGTAACCTTCGCAGCAGGCATCACTGTGCCTGGTGGTTATCAAAGTGAAAAAGGGCCGGATCAAGGTTTGGCGGTTCTATCAAGATATGGACCTTTCGAGGCATTTGTGATAACAAATACATTAGCCATGATTCTGTCCAGTTGCGCCGTCATGATACGCTTTTTCTTGTCGCTAAAAGGGTACCATGGGCCAAGTTCATTATCTGTGCCAATAAGTTGTACATTTTCCGCCCTAATTGCAATGGTGGCTGCATTCCTTACCGGTGTATATGCCGTATTAGGTGGCCGTTCTTCATTAGGACTTGCTATTACAGTTTGTGTGCTCGGCAGCGTCTTCTTCccggttttgggttttgtttccATTTCTCCAGCTTTCAATACTTTTCGTAAGCTTGCCTTTCATCTCGCAATACGGATAGTTGAATGGCTCGGATTGgagtattattttttttag